A window of Haloarcula sp. DT43 genomic DNA:
GCGTTCCGAGCACGAAGCCGACGGTACTCGCAGTCATTGTCGTCCCCGGTTTCGCAGGTCTGGTGTCCGATACCGGTCGCGTCCAGTCGGTTCCATACCGGGTTCGTGAGCGACCACCAGAATTGTTATAAACTTCCTACGCCGTCGGTTCCGCTCGCCACCGCGGTGACCTCGGACAGCGACCCGGTTCAGAGTGTCCGGACGTCGAACCCGTGGTCGGCCCACCGCTCCGCGTCGATGACGTCGACCGGGTCGACCACGGTCCGTTCCGACATCTTCGCACCGATAGCCGCCGGATTGAGGTCGGCGAACTCGTCGTGTGCTGCCCCGAAGACCACCGCGTCAGCGCCGTCGACGGCGGCATCGAGCGAGACGAGCTGCAGCCTCGAATCCGTCGCTCGCGGGTCGTGGATGGTCACCGAACTCTCGCCCCAGCCGCCGTCCACGGCCGTGCGCGTCTCCGTCGTGACGTCTCCAAGCAGTTTCGCAATCTCCAGGCCGGGGCTGTTCCGGGTGTCGCTGACGTTCCCCTTGTACGTGATACCGAGGACGGCCACGGTCTTGCCGTGCAGCGAGCCGACGGCGTCCTCGAGCATTCTGATGACGTGCTCCGGCATCCGGTCGTTGACCTGGCTCGCCACGTCGAGCAGTTCCGTCGCACCTGTCCCGTCGCTCAGGAAGTGCGGGTCGACGGGGAGACAATGGCCGCCCACGCCGGGGCCCGGATTCAGGATGTCGACCCGCGGATGGTTGTTCGCGAGACTGATGGCGGACCGCACGTCGACGCCGTAGTTCTCCGCCAGCAGTGCGAGCGTGTTCGCGTACGCGATGCTGACGTTCCGCTTCGCGTTCTGTGCGAGTTTCACGAACTCGGCGGTCGTCGGGTCGGCGGCGACGTGGATGTCCCCGCTGGTGAGCGGCTCGTAGAGGGACTCGATGGCTTCGACGGACGCCTCATCGACGCCGCCGACGATTCGGTCGTTCGTCCGGAGTTCGGTGAGCGTGTTCCCCGGCATCACCGTCTCCGGTGTGTATCCCAACGACACGTCGTCTCCGACGTCGAGCCCT
This region includes:
- a CDS encoding nucleotide sugar dehydrogenase, with product MTVCVHGLGYIGLATAAHFANHGTEVVGFDVDEDLLDRLSEGEPAVSEPDFESYVQDALDGNLALSRRPRPADVHVICVPTPYDEMNGEADLAYVESAGRNVASVLRPGDTVVLESTVPPGTTTEVLAPILSRGGLDVGDDVSLGYTPETVMPGNTLTELRTNDRIVGGVDEASVEAIESLYEPLTSGDIHVAADPTTAEFVKLAQNAKRNVSIAYANTLALLAENYGVDVRSAISLANNHPRVDILNPGPGVGGHCLPVDPHFLSDGTGATELLDVASQVNDRMPEHVIRMLEDAVGSLHGKTVAVLGITYKGNVSDTRNSPGLEIAKLLGDVTTETRTAVDGGWGESSVTIHDPRATDSRLQLVSLDAAVDGADAVVFGAAHDEFADLNPAAIGAKMSERTVVDPVDVIDAERWADHGFDVRTL